A part of Halogeometricum sp. S3BR5-2 genomic DNA contains:
- the pyrE gene encoding orotate phosphoribosyltransferase, giving the protein MANDELIEALRAADAVRFGEFELSHGGTSNYYVDKYLFETDPHCLRLIAEAFAERLDGVEKLAGVALGAVPLVAVTAAETDIPYVIARKEAKEYGTANRIEGRLAEGEEVVVLEDIATTGTSALDAVEALREAGAVVNRVLVVVDRDEGGRERLAEADVELDALVTAEDLLADADADAASDE; this is encoded by the coding sequence ATGGCGAACGACGAACTCATCGAGGCCCTGCGCGCGGCGGACGCCGTGCGGTTCGGCGAGTTCGAGTTGTCCCACGGCGGCACCTCGAACTACTACGTCGACAAGTACCTGTTCGAGACCGACCCCCACTGTCTCCGCCTCATCGCCGAGGCCTTCGCCGAACGACTCGACGGCGTCGAGAAACTCGCCGGCGTCGCCCTCGGCGCCGTCCCCCTCGTGGCCGTCACGGCCGCCGAGACGGACATCCCGTACGTCATCGCCCGCAAGGAGGCCAAGGAGTACGGCACGGCCAACCGCATCGAGGGCCGACTGGCGGAGGGCGAGGAAGTCGTCGTCCTCGAAGACATCGCCACCACGGGTACGAGCGCCCTCGACGCCGTCGAGGCCCTGCGCGAGGCCGGCGCCGTCGTGAACCGGGTGCTCGTCGTCGTCGACAGGGACGAGGGCGGCCGCGAACGACTCGCCGAGGCGGACGTGGAACTCGACGCCCTCGTCACCGCGGAGGACCTGTTGGCCGACGCGGATGCGGACGCCGCGTCCGACGAGTAA
- a CDS encoding CDP-2,3-bis-(O-geranylgeranyl)-sn-glycerol synthase, with protein MVIELVVGAFWAMLPAYVPNNAAVLAGGGRPIDGGRTWGGRRVLGDGKTWRGTAVGTLVGFALAFVCNAVADPLGAALGISLPRFSVLGAFGLALGAMLGDVGASFLKRRSGRERGAAFPGLDQLDFVVGALGLAALLDFEWFAATFTVPVLAVVLVVTPVLHVGTNVGAYYLGLKNEPY; from the coding sequence ATGGTCATCGAACTCGTCGTCGGCGCGTTCTGGGCGATGCTCCCCGCGTACGTGCCGAACAACGCCGCGGTGCTCGCCGGCGGCGGCCGACCCATCGACGGCGGGCGGACGTGGGGCGGTCGTCGCGTCCTCGGCGACGGCAAGACGTGGCGCGGGACGGCGGTGGGGACGCTGGTCGGGTTCGCCCTCGCGTTCGTCTGCAACGCCGTCGCCGACCCCCTCGGCGCCGCCCTCGGAATCTCGCTCCCCCGGTTCTCGGTGCTCGGCGCGTTCGGCCTCGCCCTCGGCGCGATGCTCGGTGACGTCGGCGCCTCCTTCCTCAAACGCCGGTCGGGACGCGAACGCGGCGCGGCGTTCCCCGGCCTCGACCAACTCGACTTCGTCGTCGGCGCACTCGGCCTCGCCGCCCTCTTGGACTTCGAGTGGTTCGCGGCGACGTTCACCGTCCCCGTCCTCGCCGTCGTCCTCGTCGTCACACCCGTCCTCCACGTGGGGACGAACGTGGGAGCGTACTATCTGGGGCTGAAGAACGAGCCGTACTAG